The following are encoded together in the Anaerostipes caccae L1-92 genome:
- a CDS encoding ATP-binding protein, translated as MYKNVSKLLIYGDMEPDSILMQLSDIFRCMDEESQPKEVLTTRVFRQIKRILQVATDYGFDENLWHNYLTFLLITNENPFSITCEKVGARDGSVNYFAENDFRAFKELFDYDFSKIEEYLGVDCFSRLSDYKAIGKPELMYNKNVSEKVRALSRKLEQTRDEHEFFQVVTDFYKAYGVGMFGLNKAFRIEEKTGGGITFRAINNMDKVALSDLVGYEIQKKKLIDNTEAFVHGRKANNVLLFGDSGTGKSTSIKAIVNQYYDQGLRMIEIYKHQFKDLSNVIAQIKNRNYRFIIYMDDLSFEEFEVEYKFLKAVIEGGVETKPENILIYATSNRRHLIKETWSDRDDVKNENGMHKSDTMEEKLSLVNRFGVTINYSKPTQKEYFNIVIQLARKEGITLSDEELQKEANKWELSHGGISGRTAQQFVNYLMGMEQRGK; from the coding sequence GTGTATAAAAACGTATCAAAGTTATTGATCTATGGTGATATGGAACCGGATTCTATTTTGATGCAGCTCAGTGATATATTCCGCTGCATGGATGAAGAAAGCCAGCCGAAGGAAGTTTTGACGACCAGAGTATTCAGACAGATCAAACGCATCCTTCAGGTGGCGACAGACTATGGATTCGATGAGAATCTCTGGCATAACTACCTGACATTTCTGCTGATTACCAATGAGAATCCATTCAGCATCACCTGTGAAAAGGTAGGGGCCAGGGACGGAAGCGTGAATTATTTTGCGGAAAATGATTTTCGGGCATTTAAGGAGCTGTTTGACTACGACTTTTCAAAGATTGAAGAATACCTGGGAGTGGACTGTTTCAGCCGTCTTTCAGACTATAAAGCGATCGGAAAGCCAGAGCTTATGTATAATAAAAATGTCAGCGAGAAGGTTCGGGCATTGAGCCGGAAACTGGAGCAGACACGGGATGAGCATGAGTTTTTCCAGGTGGTCACAGACTTCTATAAAGCTTACGGCGTGGGAATGTTCGGACTCAATAAGGCTTTCAGAATTGAGGAAAAAACCGGAGGCGGCATCACTTTCCGAGCGATCAACAATATGGATAAGGTCGCGCTTTCAGATCTGGTAGGATATGAGATCCAGAAGAAGAAGCTGATTGACAACACGGAAGCCTTTGTCCATGGGCGGAAAGCCAACAATGTCCTGCTGTTCGGAGACAGCGGTACCGGCAAATCTACCAGTATCAAGGCCATTGTCAACCAGTACTATGATCAGGGCCTGCGGATGATCGAGATCTACAAGCACCAGTTTAAGGATTTGTCCAACGTGATCGCACAGATCAAAAACCGGAATTACCGATTTATTATTTATATGGATGATTTGTCTTTTGAAGAGTTCGAGGTAGAGTATAAGTTTTTAAAGGCAGTCATCGAAGGGGGCGTTGAGACAAAGCCGGAAAATATTCTGATCTATGCCACATCCAACAGGAGGCACTTGATCAAGGAGACCTGGAGTGACCGGGACGACGTAAAGAATGAAAATGGTATGCACAAATCCGATACGATGGAAGAAAAGTTATCTCTGGTAAATAGGTTTGGTGTAACGATCAATTACTCTAAGCCAACCCAGAAGGAGTACTTTAACATTGTGATCCAGCTGGCAAGGAAAGAAGGTATTACCTTATCAGATGAAGAACTGCAAAAAGAGGCCAACAAATGGGAACTGTCCCATGGAGGTATATCCGGAAGGACGGCACAGCAGTTTGTAAATTATTTGATGGGGATGGAACAGAGAGGGAAATAA
- a CDS encoding DUF2207 domain-containing protein, with protein sequence MKKLWASGFIAVTLFLLCIGIGAAAESISGPSPSQVQQDPYMYTKQFQTKVVVGNDGSYDITEKINVRFLEDRHGIYRYIPSKGTIASYDKKGEIQKTPFYASVKMLRANETVDESSENGSTVFRFGDEDKTVREGIYKFEYLLTPKFQQKSYDNIYYNIFPTQWQNQIPAGSRFTIQFPKKFDMDRLKFYCGEYGSTKDAGDILTLVKDEENLTVTGTLKQSLPLGSGLTCFAGMKEGYFSKSQQISGIPRMILIPSVIIFGIVLCLFLLFGRDEKIIPSIQYQPPEGLDSAGVGYIIDGKVHEKELLSLIIYWADRGYLKIEEKEGKLIFHKISDLEKTAPGYQRIMFDNLFDGKDQVKIEDLKYKYADTLKVAKSKLIRYFGREKQFSIYTSGSKAAREISMGLSALPLGLFMVVTSVYSYTGITRIIVQAVLWMLLLGGMILFTVAVDSWYARSRDSRRLWVFWGLALSFLSAAAYTGSYIVRVINGEIFSYIWVLAAVLVMTGGMILMTGFMKKRTHQCIEWMGYLAGLRDFIETAELDRMKVLAEDQPQMFYHIMPYAYVFGLSDVFAEKLKDLGLSAPDWYETDRQFTFFDYYIFNRCLMGSMDQVTSTLSVPEPPKTSSGSGSFGGGSFGGGGFSGGGFGGGGGGSW encoded by the coding sequence ATGAAAAAATTATGGGCATCCGGCTTCATTGCGGTTACCCTGTTTCTCTTATGTATAGGGATAGGGGCTGCCGCAGAAAGCATATCAGGCCCTTCTCCGTCTCAGGTGCAGCAAGATCCCTATATGTATACGAAGCAGTTTCAGACAAAAGTTGTGGTGGGAAACGACGGTTCCTATGATATTACAGAAAAGATAAATGTGAGATTCCTGGAAGACCGTCATGGGATTTACCGCTATATTCCGAGCAAAGGGACCATAGCTTCTTATGATAAAAAAGGGGAGATTCAGAAAACACCGTTCTATGCTTCTGTAAAAATGCTCCGTGCCAATGAAACTGTGGATGAAAGCAGTGAAAACGGCAGCACTGTCTTTCGGTTTGGAGACGAAGACAAGACAGTGAGAGAAGGGATTTATAAGTTTGAATACCTTCTCACCCCGAAGTTTCAGCAGAAAAGTTATGATAACATCTACTATAACATTTTTCCGACACAGTGGCAGAACCAGATTCCGGCAGGGAGCAGGTTTACCATCCAATTTCCGAAAAAGTTTGATATGGACCGGCTGAAATTCTACTGCGGGGAATATGGTTCAACAAAAGATGCCGGGGATATTTTAACACTTGTCAAAGATGAAGAAAATCTTACCGTAACAGGCACATTAAAACAAAGTCTTCCGCTGGGAAGCGGACTTACCTGTTTTGCCGGGATGAAAGAGGGATATTTCAGCAAGAGCCAGCAAATTTCCGGTATTCCACGGATGATCCTGATACCATCGGTCATTATATTCGGAATTGTACTCTGCTTGTTTCTTTTGTTCGGACGGGATGAGAAGATCATTCCGTCAATCCAGTACCAGCCGCCGGAAGGGCTTGACAGTGCCGGGGTAGGCTATATTATTGACGGAAAAGTACATGAGAAAGAACTGCTTTCCCTGATCATTTACTGGGCAGACCGGGGATATCTTAAGATTGAAGAAAAGGAAGGGAAGCTCATCTTCCATAAAATATCAGACCTTGAGAAGACAGCACCAGGTTACCAGAGGATCATGTTTGATAACTTATTCGACGGCAAGGATCAGGTAAAGATTGAAGATCTGAAATATAAATATGCAGACACACTTAAAGTGGCAAAAAGCAAGCTGATCCGATATTTTGGAAGAGAAAAGCAGTTTAGTATTTATACATCAGGTTCAAAAGCAGCAAGGGAAATCTCAATGGGGCTCTCTGCGTTGCCGTTAGGACTGTTTATGGTGGTCACCAGTGTCTACTCTTATACCGGGATAACAAGGATCATCGTTCAGGCTGTCTTGTGGATGCTGTTACTCGGTGGAATGATCTTATTCACGGTTGCGGTGGACAGCTGGTACGCCAGAAGCAGGGACAGCAGGAGGCTGTGGGTATTCTGGGGTCTTGCTTTGAGCTTTCTGTCAGCGGCAGCTTACACAGGAAGTTATATTGTTAGAGTCATAAATGGAGAGATTTTTAGCTACATCTGGGTTCTGGCCGCAGTGCTTGTTATGACCGGCGGAATGATTCTTATGACAGGATTCATGAAAAAAAGGACCCATCAGTGTATTGAGTGGATGGGGTATCTGGCCGGACTCCGTGATTTTATTGAGACAGCGGAGCTGGACAGAATGAAGGTGCTGGCAGAGGACCAGCCTCAGATGTTTTATCACATCATGCCGTATGCCTACGTATTCGGTCTCTCCGATGTGTTTGCGGAGAAATTAAAAGACCTCGGGCTGTCTGCGCCTGACTGGTATGAAACAGACCGGCAGTTTACATTTTTTGATTATTATATCTTTAACCGGTGTTTAATGGGAAGTATGGACCAAGTGACGAGTACACTTTCCGTGCCCGAACCGCCGAAAACATCGTCTGGCAGCGGCAGCTTCGGAGGAGGCTCCTTTGGCGGAGGGGGATTCTCAGGAGGCGGTTTCGGCGGCGGAGGCGGCGGAAGCTGGTAG
- a CDS encoding LemA family protein translates to MIALIVIIAIIAVLAIWLISSYNGFITLRNKTEEAYSAMDVSLKKRYDLIPNYVETVKGYAKHEAGTLEKVVSARNMAMGASDPEERLANENVLTGALRSLFAVAEAYPDLKANQNFIQLQDQLQRIEEEIAGSRRYYNGVVNKYNTKAEMFPGNIVAGIFKFTRKPLYEISDEAERENVKVSF, encoded by the coding sequence ATGATAGCATTAATAGTTATAATAGCAATAATTGCAGTACTGGCCATCTGGCTGATCAGTTCGTATAACGGATTTATTACTCTGAGAAATAAGACAGAGGAAGCATACTCTGCGATGGATGTGTCCCTGAAAAAACGGTACGATTTAATCCCGAATTATGTGGAAACCGTTAAAGGGTATGCAAAACATGAGGCCGGGACACTGGAAAAGGTAGTGTCAGCCAGAAATATGGCCATGGGAGCTTCTGATCCGGAAGAAAGGCTTGCCAATGAAAACGTACTTACCGGGGCGCTGCGTTCTTTATTTGCGGTCGCGGAAGCCTATCCGGATCTGAAAGCAAATCAGAACTTCATACAGCTCCAGGATCAGCTTCAGAGGATCGAAGAAGAGATCGCAGGTTCCAGAAGATACTACAACGGAGTTGTCAACAAATACAATACCAAAGCAGAAATGTTCCCTGGAAATATTGTAGCAGGCATTTTTAAATTCACAAGAAAACCATTGTATGAGATCAGCGATGAGGCTGAGCGTGAGAATGTAAAGGTATCGTTCTAG
- a CDS encoding NADH peroxidase, protein MKKWVCTVCGYVHEGDTAPEKCPTCGVPAEKFKEQTGDREWAAEHVVGVAQGASEDIMADLRANFEGECSEVGMYLAMSRVAHREGYPEIGLYWEKAALEEAEHASKFAELLGEVVTDSTKKNLEMRVEAENGATAGKFDLAKRAKAANLDAIHDTVHEMARDEARHGKAFEGLLKRYFG, encoded by the coding sequence ATGAAGAAATGGGTTTGTACAGTATGCGGTTACGTTCACGAGGGAGATACAGCACCGGAGAAATGTCCGACATGCGGAGTTCCGGCAGAGAAGTTCAAAGAGCAGACAGGAGACAGAGAGTGGGCTGCTGAGCATGTAGTCGGAGTGGCACAGGGAGCCAGCGAAGACATCATGGCAGATTTAAGAGCAAACTTTGAAGGAGAATGCTCCGAAGTAGGTATGTATCTTGCGATGAGCCGTGTGGCACACAGAGAAGGATATCCGGAGATCGGATTATACTGGGAGAAAGCTGCACTGGAAGAAGCAGAGCATGCATCAAAATTTGCTGAACTGCTCGGAGAAGTCGTGACAGACAGCACAAAGAAAAACCTTGAGATGAGAGTAGAAGCAGAAAACGGGGCGACAGCAGGTAAGTTTGATCTTGCAAAGAGAGCGAAGGCAGCAAACTTAGACGCAATCCATGACACTGTACATGAGATGGCAAGGGATGAAGCCCGCCATGGGAAAGCTTTTGAAGGATTACTGAAGAGATACTTCGGATAA
- a CDS encoding DUF3990 domain-containing protein, which translates to MKSSDIIKEIRSLLNMSQSELADKIGVSFATVNRWEKGRCEPSQIAVNAIKNLCAESNIDFSQFEGNRVITTDEIVTLYHGSKSGIRGAIAPVSRDRCDFGKGFYMGTDRTQPLTLICNYPDAKIYTLSVDLSDLKILDIEVGLDWAFLIAYNRGKMESVKHSKIYDRFAGLNREYDMIIGYIANDRMFVVLDRFFNGEITDLALINSLSALKLGKQYVALTEKACRNIKILGEQKLSESDREKLKRESETKRSKGIALAEEICRKYRREGRFFDEILKAGE; encoded by the coding sequence ATGAAAAGCTCTGATATAATAAAAGAGATTCGTTCCCTTTTAAATATGAGTCAAAGTGAATTGGCTGATAAAATAGGCGTGAGCTTTGCAACAGTTAATCGCTGGGAAAAAGGACGATGCGAACCATCACAGATTGCAGTGAATGCAATTAAAAATTTATGTGCGGAAAGTAATATTGATTTTTCTCAGTTTGAAGGGAACCGTGTTATTACGACCGATGAAATCGTGACGCTTTATCATGGCTCAAAGTCTGGAATTCGCGGAGCGATTGCCCCGGTGAGCCGTGACCGATGTGATTTTGGAAAAGGATTTTATATGGGTACAGACCGCACACAGCCACTCACTTTGATTTGTAATTATCCCGATGCCAAAATATATACTTTGAGTGTTGATTTATCAGACCTTAAAATTCTTGATATAGAAGTAGGATTAGATTGGGCATTTTTAATAGCATATAATCGTGGTAAGATGGAGTCAGTAAAACATTCAAAAATATATGATCGATTTGCTGGCTTGAACAGAGAGTATGACATGATAATTGGCTACATTGCAAATGACAGAATGTTTGTAGTACTCGATCGTTTTTTTAATGGGGAGATTACTGATCTTGCATTAATCAACAGTCTTTCTGCGCTAAAGCTTGGTAAACAGTATGTGGCTTTAACAGAAAAGGCCTGCCGGAATATAAAAATTCTTGGGGAACAAAAACTTTCTGAAAGTGATCGGGAAAAACTAAAACGGGAAAGCGAAACAAAACGATCAAAAGGGATTGCATTGGCAGAGGAAATCTGCCGAAAATACCGCCGGGAAGGCCGGTTTTTTGATGAGATTCTAAAGGCAGGTGAGTAA